The nucleotide window TCTGTTTGAAACATAGTGTTTTCATAGTCTTTATACTTGTAAAGTCAGCTTCCTCCAGGAACACAAAAGCTTCACAAAAAGCAGATCAATTATACATGCTCCACTAAGCTATCTATCAATAGCCTGTACTATATACTTCTTAAGAAATTACTTTAGTCTTACCTCCTAAAATTTTAAAGACTAACGTTTCTCAGAGTCCCAGAAGGACCTAAGTATTTAATCCTTTATGAAATCCCACCAAAGCCTTAATCCCATTGATATCCTGTGGGAATGAAAGCCAAAGACCTTGTACATAGGATGGCATTTCCTTTTCAACTGTTTTGAAGTTGCAGCACTTCCCAACTCAGATAGACAAAGAAGACTTCTTGCACACAAAAATATCTTCTCTCAGCAAAGCGTAACAATGTTCATATACTTACTAGAGAAAGTATCACTTAAAAGGAAAGGTAATAACCTTTTATTTCTATTAGTAGGTTTAATTTGTATAGATCAGCATAATGGcctttttccatattttaatatttaaggaGACTCAATCCTTTCAGTTCCTCTCATAAATCTCTTCATGCCTTCAATTACATTCACTGCATATCCCTGAATCTCTACTCTTGCAGCTAAAAATATACCAAAAACTTTGTGAACACGTAAGAGGTAGCTACTTTTCAATGTTGTAACAAAAAATTATTATAGTCTTCCAAAACTAGATTTTACCTATTATTGGCAATTTATCGTCATCCAGCTTTAATCTTGCAAAACCATCCTAAAAGACAGTAGgatttaaaatttcagaatttagAGCTATCTAATTAGGATAATGCACTgagatttcatatttttaattaatatattacaTAATCATAAACAGATACATAGATTGATAAAGCATCTTAATTGGCATACCAAAtaagaaatattatttaaatatagcACTTATTCATAAAGAATGCAGCTGATATATGACAGTTGGTAActgttggattaaaaaaaaattgttttattaaaaatcatttagTCATTAAATATACTTGAGTTAACACTTTGTAAACACATCACTATTCATTATAAACCTGAATTTAGTCAAAATATGTTTGtaagtttttctcttttcccaaattaattttatttattagaCAAGCTAAGTATAGTTTGAAATCCAAATCTACAGAttcaaaaaaaccagaaaacactgCAGTGACATACTTTCCTACAACCTCAATAACTCTTCTATACTCTATGACTACTCTTCTATAATCTAAGATAATGTGAGCTAGGATTCCTTTTTGAAAAGTGCATTGACAGCAAAAATTTCACAATTGTTTTGCTGGTAAATTGACTGTAAtagaaaaatctaattaaaaatattagtCTGTcaactctgttttcttttttattcaatTACCAAAATATCATAGACTGTTTGTAGAAAACAAATTAGGATTCCCAGTATTTCAATCCTAATCTGTCAATATCGAAGCCATAAAAACAACAAATCAATATTTCTAGGTAATTCCAGTAtctaaaataagattttaagaAATACGTCATGCCTTACCCTTATAATGAAAGACACATGGAAGATGTTTTCCACAGTACGTGCAAAAGAGTTTGGATCAATCACAAGATCAAAGAAGGAAATAGGTGTATCAGCTAGAGATGCAAAAATAggtttgttaataaaaaaaaccaaaacccaaacaaaaaggTGGTAGACACAGAGCTAATATACCTAAACACAAACTTAAGTCAATACTCCTTTTAAAAGCTAACTGAATGTTTATGTCAATTTAGTTACAATGCTGAATTCCCAGTGGcctgcagaaagaaacaaagtttctagagaatgttattttctgccaTCTTGTGCCACAGGCATACACATACAGAGTGACCACTTAATTGCCTTCTAAACACTGGCATGCTCTACTAAGACGGAGAGGGTAGAATTTCAGTTTACTTTGCAATCAAACAGCAACTGATTAGTGctcaaaaaaaatacagtcagtaTATATCCCTCAATATAAAGATTTCTACTTGCGACCTCCACCTAATTTTGTTTCTATAGTTTAATCACTCTCAACTGTAGAAGATTTAAGAGTATTCATTTTCTCAAATTAACGCTTTAAAAGCTTAATTGAATCACACTTACggtcatttttaaaatgagtttgcAATAATCCCAAGATCCTCTCTACTTCTTTTTCTGTAGCTTCCTGATGAGACTCCTccattttttttaactggaaaaaagaaacacagcttCACCTCAAATAATCACTGTTGTTAAGACAAGAATATGAAAAGGGCGTTTTATGAACACGTAAcatgaaagataattttttctctCTATGCCACACATGCACAGTTACAGACACACTTATGCAAACATGAGACAACTTACAAAATGCTTTAGGAATTAATTCCCATCTTACAGTATCAAACTGAAAGGCCACAGTTTGTATGTTTTGAGCCTATTTACTGGTCTATGCTTACTTTCCAATAGTTCTGTGGAATTGGGTTACCCCTAGTGATACATAGTCTGTGAGTTTACTGAAGTTTATTTATAAGCATAGAAGGGCAGTTCATCAAGATCctaactttttttcagaaaaggcaCCTAAGTTTACGTGTAAGAAACATCATGGCCTGAAGTTTGACACGGTCAAAGGACACGATTATTGTGATTTTACAGATTTGTTCATTATCTGTAAAGCAGGGTACTCCAAATCGTCCTTCAAGCACTGTAATCAGCAGAGTACCAAATTCACTTTTTAAGTACAGTCTTCAGTAACATGTTTGCTGTTCCTGTTAGCTAACACTTTCCCTTTGACCACCTTGCAATAAAGCAAGCTACAGAAACTTTCACACACAACTGTATCTCTAACACAGACTGACATGTATGCTGATCATCAGTGTTTACCTAAGCAAACCACAAAGAGCAGTCCCTCACTTCTGGTAGCAACTCTCTCAAACCCTTCAGCTCCTCTTCTTCCCAGTACAAACTGTATCAGAATAATTTCTATCACTATTTGGATTATTGTGAAGTAGGCTGTATTTAGAAAGACATATGCAACATTTTGCCTCTACGTACTGGCATTATCAGCCAGAGGTTCCCCGTAACAACAtggtttattttttcaaagtttcaaaTGTAAGCCTCTCTAAGTATACTTAGACTTTTGCCTTTCTGCCAGAGTAAGACAGAAAGAGGGAaacagaaagcagggaaaatagcgGTTAAATGAGCTAATTAGTTTGCTGTTGCTAACCACATTTCTGTGCAAATGCCACACAGTTAgacactttttaaataaaagttgaaaACAGGCTAATgtaaagaagtttcttttttgtttcctttcaaagCAAGAGCATCAGAGCAAATAAGCTAATCTGAACTTGAAATCAGTCTGTAAATCCTGTTTCCTTCCACTCAGTGAAATACTGCAGTCCACACAAAACAAATCAAGCAGCCTAATAATGAAATCTGAATCCTTTAGTATTACACAGTTCATCagtacaaaacccaaaacaacatgAACAGAGATATTTAGAAGTCACTTGTAATAACTATGCCACAACAAATTGTTAATACAGATAACACTTCACAAACCTGAGCAGGCATTGCCcgtttttcttctcctcctgtaGCCTTTTTCTGCCTCTCAATCCGTTGCCTTGGTACAGGAGGATCAGACTTGAAAGATCCTAACCTAACCGATATAAAGAGAACatatatatggaaatatattttacattgtaTGATAAGAAATCTACATACTGAGCAGTTGATCTCCTCCTGATAGAAGTGCAAAGTAATGACTGATATCTAAAAATATCACGATACCACATTTAGAGATTTCTATAAAGAACCATCCCCAAAAGTTGCTCCCAATATGTCAGCAGCCTCATACCAGAATTAACAACAGATGTATAAAATTTGATGCAACtactccaactttttttttttaaactgaaagctttAAATCTACTTTTCTTAAAGCTAGTTAAGAAATTAAACAGAATATATGGTTCATATCCTCAAATATCTCCATTTGAATTTATAATAAACTTTTCTGCCTGAAAACTCTCTCCATacaatatttctctctttttcatctATTGTTTAGTTTCTGTAAGTTCAGGTTTgcagtaagcttttttttttaacaaaaaaaaaaagccacacatttttaaaatatagtcaATCAATAGAACATTCAGTACACTAAGAAGAGATCCAAAGCTTCTCATTAAACAATGTGAGCATAATATACGTGCTAGATTTACGCACTTTCTTGAAGTGCTTACCTCTCTCTATTGACTTTATAAGGAACTTAGGCTCCTAACTTTGGTTGCCCTGAATCTCCACCAAGTTAGATGCCTAAACGAGAGAGTGTGAATTGAGACTCAACTCAAGTTAGTTCAGCCGGTAGCCAAAAAATCTGCAGCACCTATTTTTCCTTAAATTGGGTGAGTTGTGACTGCTCAATTTCAGAAGTCACAGACTGACCATGAAAAAAAACTAAACTCAGGCCTCAGATAGGAACAGATGGAGTCAGAAATAAGTGGTTCTTTTCCTAAACTGAGAACTacactttattatttaaaattaacactCTGCAAATATTCACACATCCTCCATCAAAAGAAGCCCATCATTACTTAAGATGTCAAAACGCAACTAATGAGAAAAAGTCTTTCTTGCAGTCAGTTTTGTCTTAAGATGataaaaatgattgaaaaatATACTTATCATTTAGAGCTTACAGCTTTAAAGTGCAAACATAAGTTTGAAATATCTCAATTAGCTATCCAACGTTAAATATCGGATATTGCACGATCAAATGATTATATGCAATAACTTTGTTACAATTACAGTGATACTTATTGGAGGGTGGATCAAGTGTAAAAGCATAGACAACTGAATAATATTCTATCAGCTCTACTGTTGATAATTTAATTGAACTAGATCCTGCTATTCTAGGCTGACTTGATGAGAGATTTAAATTGCAGCATTGTCTATAAGCCAGGTGACTAAGGGTCATTTGACAGCAGCTAAAAAGGCTCCTACTAAATGGGTTGCCTACGCATAAGGAGAGATGACGTTGCTTCTACATAAGGCCACTTGCCAGTAATCAGGTGATTTCTTTTGAAGGCAGAGCCAGAAAGCAAGATTCTAAAAGACAACCCATTAACACAGACGTACAACGAAGAACTGTTGGCCTCTTCATGACAATACAATCATCAGATAAAAGATATAGACCCTGAAGGACTGACCTTCCATAACtgtctgggaaagaaagaaagaaaaaagaaaaaaaccaaaaggttcCTCTATTCATGATTCTGGCTGCAGCTTTGCACAGGGAGAGAAAGATGAGGGAAGAGTCAGCTTTTAAAGGTAAGAGGATCACTTCTACTGGTTTTGGCCTAGAACAGGTAAATCAAGAATACCTTGCTATCTCTACTAGATACAAGTGATATTATTTTGTAGCCAAGCCAAATCAAAATCAAAGAGAGAAATATGGAATATTTTGGAGACAAAGCATTCACTGTACCATAAGAACAGAGACCACACAGAAGTTCTTGTTGACACTGTGTGACCCCAGATTAAACTCTATTCAAGACCAGGGCATTAAAGATAAGAATCAATTAAGGCTATTAGCTTGTGCTGCAGTATATACTATTTCCTTAAATAAACTTACATATAGTGAAAAGAAGGTGctcttctgaagtatttttctgtttcttctcccagTTTATGCCAGGCATTACTAGGTAAATAGCCACCTGAAGTGCCCTCAGAATCACTATCATTTTCTTCTACTTCTATGCGATTTATACCCATGAAGGTTAgctacaaaagaagaaaagctgcaatGAAAATTCACTTAGAGAAAGATCAGTAAATACATTAACGGTGAAATACTGTATTGCGGTGTTTGTCCTGCTAGATTAGTATTTAATATCACTGCATAAGAACCTTGACTTTCCTGAATATactgtgaaaacaggaaaacactCACATACAGACTTCTTGTGTTCAGCAAGCATCagcaaggaatgaaaaaaaaaagctataggtAAATAAAACTGCCTATATTCCAACAGAATTTCAATGACGTATGAAGTAGCAAAGCATTACTTAAATTGCACTATAAAGCCAAGATGTCTCACAGTTTCTGAACACCACACACTTCCAGGAAGGCTAGCTCCTCAAATACCATAAAACAACTTATTTGGCCCAATCCTGCATCCACCAATCCAGACTTCCCCAGgaaaaacttaaataaaacaattgaaaTTCATGGGGTTTTATACTGCAGAGCTCTAGACTTGACCAAAGGCTCAGACTCCTTATTAATCTGCtgtaacataaaagaaaattttcagggagaaaaaaaaagtctgcttcaAAGCTTTTCTGAACTGACTCTTCCACTCAGTCACAGTACAGAGACAAACACGTCAAGTCTAAAAGCGTGCAAGTAATCCAAAGTCCCATTTCATGTCAGTGACACAGAGCCTTGAGAACTCCATCCTAAAACATGTAAGGCAGTGGACAGGATAAAGAAACTACTTAGCTACTGAGAAACTACAAAACAGTGGGTATAAAAAAAGTGCACAAGACTACCCTAAGAGCACAAACTGACTGAACTGTGATAAAGTAGCAGCAGTGCAACAATGCGGGGGTAGGGGTGACTGCGTGTCTGCATTTTAAGTTAGATTTTCCCCTATGCATAATGGAAATGCTTAATACACAGTTTAAAACAATGAACAACACTAACCAGAAAGTTAATCGAAGAAATTCATAGGAAGAGTGTTAAATTCCATCAGATCTGTCATGTCCTGCTGACAATCTCAGgcttttattttatgattctgtaaCAAACAGGGCAAACCTCTAGCAAAATTATTGGCAAATTCAGAGTCAGGAACTTACCAAGTCTTCCGCAAATGCTAGTGAATCAAATGCTGTCATCTCAGAGCGCAACTCATTGGCCTTCTCCTTTCCTAGATTTGATGCTAGGACCAGAAATTGGGCATCCAGCGCAGCCTCTCGTGCACAGgaaactgttacagaaaagatttttatgttaatattatgaaattgtaaaaaaataataaaatttagcATATAGACTATCCTGGGTATTGAGCTTTGTAAATCATTTTATTGCAATGACCTCTAACACACTTACTTATATAATCCTTAcaataatatttgcatttaaaaaaaaaaaaaggagaggatgACACTGACAAAGGCAAGCATGGAAAAATAACACATTATCTTaaagaataaaacacatttttcatcgATACGTTTTCCATCTCTCCAAGTGAAACGCACCCCTCTACACTCATATCTTTTATAAATGTACTACTTACATATATTGTTCTACAAAGTCAAGATAAAGCACGGAGTATTTCTAAGTGCAAATAAACACTAAAGTAATGGTATTTATTTCCCCATATCACCTTATTCAAACAATTCCTCTTCAACTAAGCATATCAAATTTTACTTTAATAATTCTGATAATGTACATGGACTTCAATTTCATTCTCTTGCCCTTTTTTGTTTATAAGGCATCATCGCCTCACACTTGGCCAACTGTCAAGCAAACACCTCTAATAAGGACCACAGAACTTGTTTTACCTCCACTAAACAGTTTATTGGCTTCTTCCAAGGCTTCCGTCAGTCTGTTGCTTTTTGAACTCAGCATATCCTCACGATTTTCTGTGGGATAGGGACACAAATGAAATCCTAAATTACTTAAATATAGAAGCGTCAAGAAATACATACTTACACCTTAATCAAAACTGGCTGGTTCATAGCCCAtcatacacacaaaaatacagaatatacTTACAGTACATTAATTGCAAGAGTACATAGGCTCCGTTTTTATTAATGCTTATGCACCAACTCAGTTTGAAGTAGtaattttccatttacttcagtggAATAAGATTTATATGGTTGAATTTACGCTAGCACATCCCAGATTGCTCTTGGTTCCAGTAAAATATCTGTATCTGTGGCAAAGCAGCTACCAGATACCATGGTTTTCTGTATGTTATTCATCTTACCCATAAGTTATTAAGGATTTtcacaaaagaaaccaaacaacccccaaaaatgTATGCTTGGTGATTTCCGAAGATCACCATGTCAAACGCAGTTACTTATACGTAACAGTACACATATGAGTAACGAGGCTTTCAGATGTTCAATTCTGAACAGCTACTCATAGCACTGCTTTTAAGGACCTACACCATACTTGATGCACTGACATTACCACTGTTGTTGTTCTGCATAAACACAGACTGGATCATCCATAAACCGCGTTGTATTCTCTCATAAACAACCCTACAAATTTAGCATGTATGCAGAAAACAACCAACAGCACGTGTTGCTAAATTTGACAGCACTTACTCAAACAACCATTGTTATGCTTTCATGAGG belongs to Harpia harpyja isolate bHarHar1 chromosome 10, bHarHar1 primary haplotype, whole genome shotgun sequence and includes:
- the NSMCE4A gene encoding non-structural maintenance of chromosomes element 4 homolog A; translation: MSEASGSHDLSSSQSSGAESGSLSLPSTSGNGAVPRHDQQQRPSSRPRPPASGEEGEEPEAAGESPRPPESAEGAGDDRSRRIIRNQYRELIYTVQQNREDMLSSKSNRLTEALEEANKLFSGVSCAREAALDAQFLVLASNLGKEKANELRSEMTAFDSLAFAEDLLTFMGINRIEVEENDSDSEGTSGGYLPSNAWHKLGEETEKYFRRAPSFHYMLGSFKSDPPVPRQRIERQKKATGGEEKRAMPAQLKKMEESHQEATEKEVERILGLLQTHFKNDPDTPISFFDLVIDPNSFARTVENIFHVSFIIRDGFARLKLDDDKLPIIEPSKDNVGGEADRSTGARNQVVISLNHQEWKEIVETYEITEPMISPPHHRNEEEMEIA